A single Fusarium oxysporum Fo47 chromosome IV, complete sequence DNA region contains:
- a CDS encoding cytochrome P450, which translates to MTVLGDQLTEVTFTRVLLFGSLFLLVSFIVDLLTQPRYPSEIPVLGHSSEKWFSRIRNSLAYFTQHQAWIGEGYEKYGKNGLPFIAPAPISRPPDVILPRSQIAWMMEQPDRILSASHAHDKILYTEYNFLGKDLAAEPFANRVMHKYLARNLSSAIPAVEDEVNGAVEHALETMMKAAAEKDPKNVDGEGYTKVNLWDLWLAIVPRVTNRLLVGNPACRNPDILKSMVSFTDNVVMNSFLLHGFPQVLHPIIGRLITIPNYLHWRKASRVLLPIIEQRLKHMQRQEAGDPEMKNYTPPEDFITWDIRLAMAEKKPFELDPVVISKRLLPINFAAIHTTVLTGQSWMLDFLSSPPSVLDALRNEILEHKPSEGHWTKQALSSLVRVDSSIRESQRVSNFAANLIERQVIAPEGLHHPDYGWTLPRGAFVTVNLQGTHHDDEIYEDAMSYDPWRYSRVREEWEAKSAEEKQEKEEEAKKIRGLGMVTTSDAHLAFGHGRHAW; encoded by the exons ATGACTGTCCTGGGCGACCAATTGACCGAAGTCACCTTCACTCGCGTCTTGCTCTTCGGCTCTCTCTTCTTACTCGTATCGTTCATTGTCGATTTGCTCACTCAACCGCGTTATCCTTCTGAAATTCCAGTTCTTGGTCACAGCTCAGAGAAATGGTTCTCCAGAATCAGGAACAGTCTCGCCTACTtcactcaacaccaagcctgGATTGGCGAAGGCTACGAAAAG TATGGCAAAAATGGCCTTCCGTTTATTGCTCCGGCGCCCATATCGCGTCCTCCAGACGTCATCCTTCCCCGTTCACAAATCGCCTGGATGATGGAGCAACCCGATCGAATCCTCTCAGCATCCCACGCCCACGACAAGATCCTCTACACAGAGTATAACTTCCTCGGGAAAGATCTCGCCGCGGAGCCCTTTGCGAATCGCGTCATGCACAAGTATCTCGCCCGCAACTTGTCATCAGCGATACCAGCAGTCGAAGACGAAGTCAACGGTGCTGTTGAGCATGCACTAGAGACCATGATGAAAGcagctgctgagaaggacCCTAAAAATGTCGATGGTGAAGGCTATACGAAGGTCAATCTCTGGGATCTTTGGCTTGCGATTGTCCCGCGCGTCACAAACCGCCTTCTCGTTGGCAACCCAGCATGTCGAAACCCTGACATCTTGAAGTCGATGGTGAGCTTCACTGACAACGTTGTAATGAACAGCTTCTTGCTACATGGATTCCCTCAAGTTCTCCATCCGATTATTGGCCGTTTGATCACCATACCAAACTATCTCCATTGGCGCAAGGCATCTCGTGTCTTACTGCCTATCATTGAACAGCGCTTGAAACATATGCAGCGTCAGGAGGCTGGCGACCCTGAGATGAAGAACTACACGCCTCCAGAGGACTTCATCACTTGGGATATTCGTCTTGCGatggcagagaagaagccTTTTGAGCTTGATCCCGTTGTCATCTCTAAGCGGCTCTTACCAATCAACTTTGCTGCTATCCACACAACCGTCCTGACAGGTCAATCTTGGATGTTGGACTTCCTTTCTTCCCCACCATCTGTTCTCGATGCACTGCGCAATGAGATCCTCGAACATAAGCCCTCCGAGGGCCACTGGACGAAACAGGCCCTGTCTTCTCTCGTACGCGTCGACTCGTCCATTCGCGAATCCCAGCGTGTAAGTAACTTTGCCGCCAACCTCATCGAGCGGCAAGTTATTGCACCAGAAGGTCTGCATCACCCTGACTACGGATGGACTTTGCCGCGCGGGGCATTCGTGACGGTCAACTTGCAAGGAACGCATCACGATGACGAGATTTATGAGGACGCCATGAGCTACGATCCCTGGCGATACTCACGAGTCCGAGAAGAGTGGGAAGCAAAGTCGGCCGAGGAGAAGCAGgaaaaggaggaggaggccaagaagataaGAGGATTGGGAATGGTGACGACTAGTGATGCCCACTTGGCTTTTGGACACGGTCGACATGCCTGGTGA
- a CDS encoding beta-lactamase-like protein, protein MSTFNGIVSEFPDIRIDFFRRNAGAQPPLACFLSHVHSDHLAGIESLRSPFVYCSAATKEILLRLERYPCRINYAKGVLESTQQTFKHLRKVLKPLPLETPTSIELRPGREIQVTLFDANHCPGAVMFLVEGDNKAILYTGDIRSEPWFVNAISRNPNLIEYTSGIKTLDKIYLDTSFTENVPFQTKAQGIAELLRKVSQYPSDTIFHLQAWTYGYEDVWLALSKALKSKIHVDDYKLRIYGSLKLNTPDSRFDTDTHLTPESPALTGHMCGNMPHPGCLTSDVNVRLHSCEKGNLCEVAQRPTTISIQPIVAHLPTGEDLAEVGVGGGGDDLQREAELEFLDQASLATLFNTFVHYITFAGGMLIVNPRFLSSSIASTDMSDILEGTLEKIVSTGRNIPLDWGIGTLNAHSAEEVIMMLVERLRKNPKNQKQRDKCSLPRTIYFPYSRHSSLPELCHFVEAFRPLDVWPCTVNNAEWLKNGVTIGGMFGPSCSGELFEHDLLMQDFAAKHTSDDGHQQHGSQTTIGPDSVPSSPVRESQGASQKRPVNIDHRFVSPLLETQASIRHGRVVSEAECPKEHLEAPSENSTQQSLVVPTIEQAEDVQQENPIHPESLIDSPSNSPAPVSCRRKRTVSDISVGENGGNRRQMRQITEESLPLGLSDEASIARRDAYWQMVDYIDKGTWGTFQLISTSNEYTVNEPEL, encoded by the exons ATGTCAACGTTCAACGGCATTGTGTCCGAGTTTCCAGACATACGAA TCGATTTCTTCCGGCGCAATGCCGGTGCACAACCACCACTTGCTTGTTTCCTAAGTCATGTTCACAGCGACCACTTGGCAGGGATCGAGAGCCTGCGATCTCCATT TGTCTACTGCTCAGCAGCCACCAAAGAGatccttcttcgtcttgaACGATATCCTTGTCGCATCAACTATGCCAAGGGGGTGCTAGAATCAACCCAGCAAACCTTCAAGCATCTCCGCAAAGTCTTG AAACCCTTGCCTTTGGAAACGCCTACATCGATCGAGCTTCGCCCGGGCCGCGAGATTCAGGTAACTCTTTTTGACGCCAACCATTGCCCTGGGGCGGTGATGTTCT TGGTCGAAGGAGATAACAAAGCAATTCTTTACACAGGAGATATCCGGAGCGAACCCTGGTTCGTCAATGCAATTTCCCGGAATCCAAATCTCATCGAGTATACGTCGGGCATTAAGACGCTCGATAAAATCTATCTTGACACCTCTTTCACCGAGAATGTGCCTTTTCAGACGAAAGCCCAAGGCATCGCTGAATTGTTGCGAAAGGTTTCCCAATACCCAAGTGATACCATCTTCCACCTACAAGCATGGACTTACGGATATGAAGATGTCTGGCTCGCCTTATCTAAGGCTTTAAAATCTAAA ATTCATGTCGACGATTACAAACTCCGGATCTATGGTTCGCTCAAATTAAACACCCCTGACTCGAGATTTGACACAGACACTCATCTTACTCCAGAGTCGCCGGCTCTGACTGGCCACATGTGTGGCAACATGCCACATCCAGGGTGCTTAACGTCAGATGTAAATGTCCGCTTACATAGTTGTGAAAAGGGGAACTTATGCGAAGTGGCTCAAAGACCTACCACTATATCTATTCAACCTATCGTTGCCCACTTGCCTACGGGAGAAGACTTGGCCGAAGTTGGCGTAGGCGGCGGTGGAGATGATCTTCAACGAGAAGCCGAGTTGGAATTTCTGGACCAAGCTAGCTTGGCCACCCTGTTCAATACGTTTGTACATTATATCACTTTTGCGGGAGGTATGCTAATCGTGAACCCAAGGTTCCTCTCCTCATCTATCGCTTCAACCGATATGTCAGATATACTCGAAGGGACCTTGGAGAAGATAGTCTCCACCGGTCGCAACATTCCACTGGACTGGGGCATTGGTACCTTGAATGCTCACTCTGCTGAAGAAGTTATCATGATGCTGGtggagagattgagaaaGAATCCCAAGAATCAGAAGCAGCGTGACAAGTGTAGTCTCCCAAGAACTATTTACTTTCCATATTCAAGGCATTCTTCGTTACCAGAACTCTGCCACTTCGTCGAAGCTTTCCGGCCACTAGACGTGTGGCCATGCACTGTCAATAATGCTGAGTGGCTAAAGAATG GGGTCACCATTGGGGGCATGTTTGGGCCATCATGTTCCGGTGAACTATTTGAACATGATTTACTGATGCAAGATTTTGCTGCCAAACACACATCAGATGACGGACATCAGCAACATGGCAGCCAGACAACGATCGGACCCGACTCTGTCCCAAGCTCACCAGTCCGTGAGTCGCAGGGTGCAAGTCAGAAACGCCCCGTCAATATAGACCATCGATTCGTGAGCCCCTTATTGGAGACGCAAGCGAGTATTCGTCATGGGCGCGTTGTCTCGGAAGCGGAATGCCCAAAGGAGCACTTGGAAGCTCCGTCCGAAAACTCTACTCAACAATCGCTCGTAGTCCCTACCATCGAGCAAGCAGAGGATGTGCAGCAAGAGAACCCCATTCATCCGGAATCACTGATAGATAGCCCATCCAATTCGCCGGCACCTGTTTCTTGCCGCCGCAAACGTACCGTTTCTGATATTTCAGTAGGTGAAAATGGCGGCAACAGGCGACAAATGCGCCAAATCACTGAAGAGTCGTTGCCTTTGGGATTATCAGACGAGGCCTCGATTGCTCGCCGAGATGCATATTGGCAAATGGTTGATTATATAGACAAGGGTACTTGGGGTACGTTCCAGCTTATATCTACGAGCAACGAGTATACAGTCAATGAACCGGAACTGTGA
- a CDS encoding RmlC-like cupin domain-containing protein: MSTPAASFYQLRCGCNQYPWGKQGSNSLSARLCEKTPGWDGDGKKNFKIDEDKPYAEMWMGTYPVLPSYVASTGEDLQDVLDRYPKELLGEKITSKFGHSKLPYLPKVLSIAKALPLQVHPNKEFSSKKHKEDPGSFTDGNHKPEIALALSEFEAFCGFKPVEAIVDILRQKPLRHFLVAGGATVADEKLSQEGLKQVVKTILTSSDEDIKKAFQAIRELPDSAFTGLNSAIPQVAKKLEKNFPANDPGNLVGLLCMNYMLLQPGEVIYIPAGGIHAYIQGDIIECMARSDNVLNTGFCPKSERDNVDEFCSVLNWEPTTKSQTTLQPETYPGSKEGKTQLFKPPTSEFNVLATDLKSGEREALSEGGPKIMLATRGSASVKANDQSFELSEGHVYFIAQGVKLDITAGSGGLLLHTAVAE; this comes from the coding sequence ATGTCGACACCAGCAGCTTCCTTCTATCAGCTCCGTTGCGGCTGCAACCAATACCCATGGGGTAAACAAGGTTCTAACTCTCTATCTGCACGACTCTGTGAAAAGACGCCGGGATGGGATGgggatggaaagaagaacttcaagaTTGATGAGGACAAGCCATATGCTGAGATGTGGATGGGCACATACCCCGTTTTGCCATCCTATGTCGCTAGCACAGGCGAGGATCTCCAAGACGTTCTGGACCGATACCCTAAGGAACTTTTGGGAGAGAAAATCACTTCAAAGTTTGGACACAGCAAGCTTCCATACCTTCCCAAGGTTCTTTCTATTGCGAAAGCATTGCCATTGCAGGTTCATCCTAACAAGGAATTCTCGAGTAAGAAGCACAAGGAGGACCCAGGCTCATTCACGGATGGCAACCACAAGCCAGAAATCGCCCTCGCATTGTCCGAGTTTGAGGCATTCTGCGGCTTCAAACCTGTCGAGGCTATCGTGGATATCTTACGCCAGAAGCCTTTGAGACACTTCCTTGTCGCCGGTGGCGCAACTGTCGCGGATGAGAAGCTCAGCCAAGAAGGATTGAAGCAGGTCGTTAAAACTATTTTAACATCATCTGACGAAGACATAAAGAAGGCTTTTCAGGCAATCCGAGAACTCCCCGACTCTGCCTTTACGGGACTCAACTCGGCCATTCCACAGGTCGCCAAGAAACTCGAGAAGAATTTCCCAGCAAACGACCCTGGCAACCTAGTCGGACTGTTGTGTATGAACTACATGCTGCTCCAGCCAGGCGAGGTTATCTACATTCCTGCAGGCGGGATTCATGCCTATATCCAGGGCGATATCATTGAATGCATGGCACGTTCTGACAATGTTCTCAACACTGGATTCTGTCCCAAGTCCGAGCGAGACAATGTCGATGAGTTCTGCTCAGTGCTTAACTGGGAGCCCACGACCAAGTCACAGACGACACTGCAGCCAGAAACTTATCCTGGAAGCAAGGAGGGCAAGACCCAGCTCTTCAAGCCACCTACCAGCGAGTTCAACGTGCTTGCGACTGACTTGAAATCTGGTGAGCGCGAGGCATTGAGTGAAGGTGGTCCCAAGATTATGCTTGCTACACGTGGAAGCGCAAGTGTCAAGGCAAACGATCAGTCGTTTGAGTTATCCGAGGGCCATGTGTATTTCATCGCTCAAGGAGTGAAGCTGGATATCACTGCTGGTAGTGGTGGTCTGTTGCTGCATACTGCGGTTGCGGAATGA
- a CDS encoding P-loop containing nucleoside triphosphate hydrolase protein, whose product MFCCWWSVGGSAPAFADNDKLRKSSEENKKLGTFLQTSRSNSTTETTFSRLTNEKKRRKAKQISPWKEATRIYSMVPPSKKRKLPTATGPASKRSKNISKKKSGGKESRRAVDATALAWSSVGEDFGGLEVIEGVDVVKDGSRVQFLVAGDKSNIIDPQQEVLDGDQSFEGFGDDTVEVGDINPGEAGSGQGGLESEKPQGKNKGKAGQGKAEQEKVKKNKNKDKLDGKNSRPKKEDEQLDKASKVVQKSSARGGNTFGALADANDYADQEDVDMAAWVPLNLSPQILSAIAKLKFTKPTLIQEKTIPEILAGDDVIGKAQTGSGKTLAFGIPMVERWLELQEQGVERTGPMAVVLSPTRELAKQLGDHLKALCDGLPSAPYVCVVTGGLSIQKQQRQLEKADIVIGTPGRLWEVLSGDRALQSKFAKIKFLVVDEADRLFKVGQFKEAEDIIGALDGKSPGDDAESSDEDGDEDDDDEEDDDRNARQTLVFSATFDKDLQTKLAGKGKSTGNDEEKMAYLMKCLKFRGEPKFIDVNPVSQMAQGLKEGLIECGAMEKDLYLYTVLLLNPGRRTLVFTNSISAVRRLTPLLSNLNLTALPLHSQMAQKARLRSLERFTAARNSILIATDVAARGLDIKQVDQVLHYHVPRSADTYIHRSGRTARGESSGVSVILCSPDEVLPTRRLASKVHAERSSGAKREHFIQTLLIDRRMASRLKPRVDLAKKIADTVLAKEKAHSDDTWLRNAADELGVEYDSEDLEAVNASGGKGGRGGGRRRKEQAAKSLSKAEMGALKAQLREELSRRVNLGVSERYITGGRVDVGALLREGKNGGIFLGNTDGLGFDL is encoded by the exons ATGTTCTGTTGTTGGTGGAGTGTCGGCGGATCGGCACCAGCTTTTGCCGATAACGATAAGCTAAGAAAAAGTTCGGAGGAAAACAAAAAATTGGGGACCTTCCTACAGACTTCGAGATCAAACTCGACAACAGAAACCACGTTCAGCCGACTCACCAACGAAAAGAAACGGCGAAAAGCGAAACAGATATCGCCTTGGAAAGAGGCGACTCGAATTTATTCAATGGTACCCCCTTcgaagaagcgcaagcttCCAACTGCGACCGGTCCCGCCTCGAAACGATCAAAGAacatctccaagaagaaATCCGGCGGAAAAGAATCGCGCCGAGCCGTCGACGCTACAGCCCTCGCTTGGTCATCGGTAGGCGAGGACTTTGGAGGACTAGAGGTTATCGAGGGCGTGGACGTGGTCAAGGATGGTAGCAGAGTGCAATTCCTCGTGGCTGGCGACAAGAGCAACATAATCGATCCTCAACAAGAAGTCCTCGATGGGGACCAATCTTTTGAAGGGTTTGGCGACGACACTGTGGAGGTCGGGGATATCAATCCCGGCGAAGCTGGCAGTGGTCAAGGTGGCTTGGAGAGCGAGAAGCCTCAAGGGAAGAATAAGGGCAAGGCTGGGCAAGGGAAAGCAGAGCAAgaaaaggtcaagaagaacaaaaacAAAGACAAATTGGATGGGAAGAACAGTCGCCCCAAAAAAGAAGACGAGCAGCTGGACAAGGCCTCGAAAGTCGTACAAAAGTCCTCTGCACGCGGGGGCAACACGTTCGGCGCGTTGGCCGATGCGAACGACTACGCAGACCAAGAAGACGTCGACATGGCGGCCTGGGTTCCTCTGAACCTATCACCTCAGATTCTCTCAGCCATCGCGAAACTCAAGTTTACCAAACCGACTTTGATTCAGGAGAAGACGATTCCCGAGATTCTGGCTGGCGATGACGTTATTGGCAAGGCACAGACAGGTTCAGGAAAGACATTGGCTTTCGGTATTCCCATGGTTGAGCGCTGGCTGGAGCTGCAAGAACAAGGCGTCGAGAGAACTGGTCCCATGGCTGTGGTACTTTCTCCTACACGAGAATTGGCTAAGCAATTAGGTGATCATCTCAAGGCACTCTGTGACGGTCTTCCCAGCGCGCCGTACGTGTGTGTTGTGACAGGTGGTCTCAGCAttcagaagcagcagcgaCAATTGGAGAAGGCTGATATCGTTATTGGCACACCAGGTCGTTTATGGGAGGTCCTCAGTGGCGACAGGGCTTTGCAAAGCAAATTCGCCAAGATCAAGTTCCTTGTTGTCGACGAAGCCGATCGACTTTTTAAAGTTGGTCAATTCAAGGAGGCAGAGGATATTATTGGCGCTCTCGATGGAAAAAGCCCCGGCGACGACGCAGAGAGCTCAGACGAGGACGgggacgaggatgatgatgatgaagaggatgatgaccGTAATGCACGACAGACATTGGTCTTTTCAGCAACCTTCGACAAGGACCTTCAGACCAAATTGGCTGGAAAGGGCAAATCTACAGGAaacgatgaggagaagatggcttaTCTGATGAAGTGTCTAAAGTTCAGGGGTGAGCCTAAATTCATCGACGTCAACCCCGTAAGCCAGATGGCTCAGGGCTTGAAGGAGGGACTTATTGAGTGTGGTGCTATGGAAAAG GATCTTTATCTCTACACcgttctccttctcaaccctGGTCGCCGCACTCTCGTCTTCACCAACTCCATCTCTGCTGTTCGCCGTTTAACACCCCTTCTCTCAAATCTTAACCTCACAGCTCTACCTCTGCACTCTCAAATGGCACAAAAGGCGCGCCTTCGTTCACTTGAGCGTTTCACTGCTGCTCGCAATTCTATTCTCATTGCCACCGATGTTGCCGCTCGTGGTCTCGATATCAAGCAGGTTGATCAAGTTCTGCACTACCATGTCCCCCGATCTGCCGATACTTACATCCATCGATCTGGTCGTACAGCTCGTGGCGAGTCTAGTGGCGTGAGTGTGATTCTGTGCTCACCTGACGAAGTCCTTCCTACACGACGTCTTGCAAGCAAGGTTCACGCCGAGCGTAGCTCGGGTGCAAAGAGAGAGCACTTTATTCAGACTCTCCTTATTGATCGAAGGATGGCATCGCGTCTCAAACCCCGCGTGGACCTGGCCAAAAAGATCGCCGATACTGTACTAGCCAAGGAAAAGGCTCACAGCGACGATACATGGCTACGAAATGCAGCTGATGAACTTGGAGTAGAATACGACTCTGAAGATCTCGAGGCTGTCAACGCAAGCGGTGGCAAGGGTGGTCGAGGTGGTGGACGAAGGAGAAAGGAGCAGGCAGCCAAGAGCCTGTCTAAGGCCGAAATGGGTGCTTTGAAGGCTCAACTGAGAGAGGAGTTGAGCAGAAGAGTGAACCTGGGCGTTAGTGAGAGGTATATCACGGGTGGAAGAGTGGACGTTGGTGCTCTTTTGAGAGAGGGGAAGAACGGGGGTATTTTCCTGGGAAATACAGATGGATTGGGGTTTGACTTGTAG
- a CDS encoding RTA1 like protein-domain-containing protein — translation MDCNPNYKDAVWAFYRFVPSKEANIVFVVLFAITTLLHVFQLWRTRTWYLIPLVLGGVCEVIGYIGRVLNTNEEPGCWTMGPYIMQSVLILIAPALFAASIYMILGRIILLTEGEHHSLIRRKWLTKIFVFGDVASFMLQSSGGGLMAIADLSKMGEKIIVGGLFVQLFFFGCFILVSAVFHIRMHRDPTPKSLEPRVRWQTYLTTLYVTGILIWVRSLFRVVEFIEGNDGHLMRSEVWVFVFDGMLMLLVLVWMNWFHPGEIGLLIRGERSITNGLELVKMGGSGRKRLDTMESLSSEHNV, via the exons ATGGACTGCAACCCCAACTACAAGGATGCCGTTTGGGCATTCTATCGATTTGTACCCTCAAAAGAGGCAAACATTGTGTTTGTAGTTCTCTTCGCGATAACGACGCTCCTACATGTCTTTCAACTCTGGCGAACAAGAACATGGTATTTAATACCATTAGTTCTGGGCGGAGTCT GCGAGGTTATCGGATACATCGGGCGGGTTTTAAACACAAATGAAGAGCCGGGATGCTGGACAATGGGCCCCTACATCATGCAGAGTGTCTTGATTCTCATTGCGCCCGCGCTCTTTGCAGCGTCGATTTACATGATCTTGGGAAGAATTATTCTCCTGACAGAGGGTGAACACCACTCGTTGATTAGACGGAAGTGGCTCACCAAGATCTTTGTATTTGGAGATGTCGCATCGTTCATGCTTCAATCATCAG GTGGTGGTCTCATGGCCATTGCAGATCTCAGCAAAATGGGCGAAAAAATCATCGTTGGAGGCCTTTTCGttcagctcttcttctttggttGCTTCATCCTCGTAAGCGCGGTATTCCACATTCGAATGCATCGAGACCCCACCCCGAAATCCTTAGAACCTCGCGTAAGATGGCAGACATATCTCACGACACTCTATGTCACAGGCATTCTGATCTGGGTGAGGAGTTTGTTCAGGGTGGTTGAGTTTATCGAAGGAAATGACGGGCACTTGATGCGCAGCGAGGTTTGGGTATTTGTGTTTGATGGTatgctgatgctgctggtgttggtatGGATGAACTGGTTCCATCCTGGCGAGATTGGACTCCTGATCAGGGGAGAGAGAAGTATCACGAATGGGCTTGAGCTGGTCAAGATGGGAGGGTCGGGGAGAAAGAGACTCGATACCATGGAGAGTCTATCATCTGAACATAATGTTTGA
- a CDS encoding pyridoxal phosphate-dependent transferase, with protein MPSLTTPESPFTPKVQAKLLASREKASRDFRSDVVTVPVEEMMTSILEASVNDDIYDPEGDPSVKALEARLVELTGMEAALWAVSGTQGNQICLRTHLTQPPHSVLLDHRAHVHCWESGALPVISQASVTTVHAENGVHLTLEDVKKNIIADGNIHFPPTRVVSLENTLSGTILPLADAQAISNYVRSFPVPEGQKPIAMHLDGARVFDGVIGEGVDLKAYAACFDSISICLAKGIGAPMGSVILGKKPFIERAKWFRKMLGGGTRQPGMMAAAALSALEYSIPRFPSVHAMTKDASARLEAVGYKFTLPVQTNMILLDLEAAEIPPAAFVEYCAKEDVSVFPMARLVFHHQTSEVAVDKLVTALTRLMEDKRNGVTLNDGEAHGGYS; from the exons ATGCCTTCCTTAACCACCCCCGAATCCCCATTCACCCCAAAAGTCCAAGCCAAGTTGCTTGCCAGCCGGGAGAAAGCCTCTCGCGACTTCCGCTCAGATGTCGTTACCGTCCCCgttgaggagatgatgacATCTATTCTCGAGGCCTCGGTAAACGACGATATCTACGATCCTGAAGGCGACCCCTCTGTCAAAGCTCTCGAGGCTCGACTTGTCGAGTTGACGGGCATGGAGGCTGCTCTATGGGCTGTTTCTGGTACTCAGGGGAACCAAATTTGTTTGAGAACGCATCTTACCCAACCGCCGCATAGTGTACTGCTGGATCATAGGGCACATGTGCATTGCTGGGAGAGTGGTGCTCTGCCGGTGATTTCGCAGGCGAGTGTCACGACGGTTCATGCAGAGAATGGGGTGCATCTGACCTTGGAGGATGTTAAGAAGAATATCATCGCGGACGGGAACA TTCATTTCCCACCTACGAGGGTCGTGTCTCTTGAGAATACCCTCTCAGGCACTATCCTACCCCTTGCTGATGCCCAAGCCATCTCAAACTATGTCCGTTCATTCCCTGTACCGGAAGGCCAGAAGCCTATTGCCATGCATCTCGATGGAGCTCGTGTCTTTGACGGCGTCATCGGAGAAGGTGTTGATCTGAAGGCCTACGCAGCCTGCTTTGACAGTATATCCATCTGTCTAGCCAAAGGCATCGGTGCTCCAATGGGCAGCGTCATCCTCGGCAAGAAGCCCTTTATTGAGCGGGCAAAGTGGTTCAGGAAAATGTTGGGAGGAGGAACTCGACAACCGGGCATGATGGCCGCTGCAGCTCTATCAGCGCTTGAGTACAGCATCCCGAGATTTCCGTCTGTGCACGCCATGACGAAGGATGCTTCTGCGAGACTCGAAGCAGTGGGATACAAGTTCACACTTCCTGTTCAGACCAACATGATTCTGCTGGATCTGGAAGCCGCTGAGATTCCACCCGCGGCATTCGTTGAGTATTGCGCAAAGGAGGATGTTTCGGTCTTCCCCATGGCCAGGCTCGTCTTTCATCATCAGACGTCTGAAGTGGCTGTTGATAAGTTGGTGACGGCGTTGACAAGGTTGATGGAGGACAAGCGTAACGGCGTGACTCTTAATGACGGAGAGGCCCACGGAGGGTACAGCTAG